From Mycoplasma sp. 2045, a single genomic window includes:
- a CDS encoding OppA family ABC transporter substrate-binding lipoprotein, protein MKKYKKLLLGAISGLSIISPLVIASCSNTGDKPEKPPLSSAERANYQRLSVQETNLANEAWAKYQEYYAKKEALYEQLHDTETEYRTAKNENTNSFRKLISLQSEKNFYSLVSSSNDLAALILAVDNLPKNNDVNLEVLDILGSYSNKSYKVVLEEGSTPKSEQYNATLSNIEKLKQELENQNINLDINKKSFAEKTAEYKKLEGKNSEEAQKFKSAINQLEQNIQDLNEQIADIKSKQEIAKRTLDKLTQLINEDVLLGSSFAEQRKQKLNELTEQVKSAEVEYNKTNEKFNAADNAYRAKLIEIENQFNSQYAEQMKVELEKFNLHNKLARNYQAQLIEDDLASYGQDYVDKNAGQNNFLSSEQVKNILYPNIAFNKSKVSDRFAQKQIYQEVYNSVYSSSTYPWDASAGYGSPVDPLLWTTYSSLISLESSGKAKFINNEKSALSEDGITNKKTELILQPTLQRFKLDLADAIILYVQKEENGTKLVDSNGKPILEAIVFDQDDAGLVPGPTEHDDVLNVDYYTTSIVKRTSSNPRSINSANFFEKVGLAHRMEFRIRNGVFWVDSNGNKTQYPVVADDFYISILRTKMNDTLFRRQNGGSKTADDDIRSMLSEPNKLFDDRQQYTNSYLFDLFNVSLDKILDRSNSVVNKDGHSYFGLERLNENAAASFVNILDMITKSYEFAAAPSEFIKDKNRRNDQDITPQTKEDQSNEVKINKIRQSVQSIDGLAKDSGIYWYGFSQDKTLFAGKYYGSKFNSDTLTQSTFKNMHYWDSEFVNNPTTINQFSSRFQNYLVDAAIFDDSSYNQYLFGQKASYPFTALTQKRRDAVLQDPNDYGLNSVKLSNKGSLTKHFIWSLLPKEGSSTTYFNDAYSYVMWNMSTAEAISQSSKNAIKSVSVGTGAEFKTILSAAIDWNTIGMMQRKPQPAVGWVSYLAPDNDINSNALDNSTTNSLRSNSDIVNAFFVVDSQTGQRVDFGAIGNLINPSDTQNINTTADDSVKSVVYEQLKARMKDLLDRVYAQNPTLLGKTVDISIFYRFFNYPTLAVNALDLLIKAWNGLDPRLNIKLIKPIDKDEWRGFWTTTPSPVDLIGWGYDYNGIGSGITGVAQRAHITTAMLAILADPEYAQKMQALYPQLYKAAQRLGEFIKIDGNKLSITPEQVTFNLTNSQVQHLSNIMGMYKWDGEKLIRMDESDNLSSYTSWDNLNANFWLDYTQNPDPVTGEMVSKLDLVHLAQEIGNFVGAVPSAFSYMSTSILAKTLKNPNYLVPEFETEIPYWVDIRTVNGK, encoded by the coding sequence GTGAAAAAATACAAAAAATTATTATTAGGTGCTATATCCGGTTTGTCCATAATATCACCATTAGTAATTGCTTCGTGTTCGAATACAGGTGATAAACCAGAAAAACCACCTTTGAGCAGTGCAGAGAGAGCAAATTATCAAAGATTATCTGTCCAAGAAACAAATCTTGCTAATGAAGCTTGAGCAAAATATCAAGAGTATTATGCCAAAAAAGAAGCTCTTTATGAACAATTACACGATACTGAAACTGAATATAGAACTGCTAAAAATGAAAATACAAATTCATTTAGAAAATTGATTTCATTACAATCAGAAAAAAACTTTTATAGCTTGGTGTCTAGCTCAAATGATTTAGCTGCGTTAATTTTAGCAGTTGATAATTTACCTAAAAACAATGATGTTAACTTAGAAGTTTTAGATATATTAGGGAGCTACTCAAATAAATCTTATAAAGTTGTTTTAGAAGAAGGTTCAACACCTAAATCAGAACAATATAACGCAACACTTTCTAATATTGAAAAATTAAAGCAAGAGTTAGAAAATCAAAATATTAATCTTGATATTAATAAAAAATCTTTTGCAGAAAAAACTGCTGAATATAAGAAGTTAGAAGGTAAAAATTCAGAAGAGGCACAAAAATTCAAATCAGCAATTAATCAGCTAGAACAAAATATTCAAGATTTAAACGAGCAAATTGCAGATATTAAATCTAAACAAGAAATTGCGAAACGTACATTAGATAAATTAACACAGTTAATTAATGAAGATGTCTTACTGGGTTCAAGTTTCGCAGAACAAAGAAAACAAAAGCTAAACGAATTAACAGAACAAGTAAAATCTGCAGAAGTTGAATACAACAAAACCAATGAAAAATTCAATGCTGCCGATAATGCCTACAGAGCAAAACTTATCGAAATCGAAAATCAATTCAATTCTCAATATGCAGAACAAATGAAAGTTGAATTAGAAAAGTTCAATCTTCATAATAAATTAGCTAGAAATTATCAAGCTCAATTAATTGAAGATGATTTAGCTTCATATGGCCAAGATTATGTTGATAAAAACGCTGGTCAAAATAACTTTTTAAGTAGTGAACAAGTTAAAAACATTCTTTATCCTAATATTGCATTCAATAAATCTAAAGTTAGTGATAGATTCGCTCAAAAACAAATTTATCAAGAAGTATATAACTCAGTTTATTCATCAAGCACATATCCGTGAGATGCAAGTGCTGGATATGGTTCTCCAGTTGACCCATTACTTTGAACAACTTATTCATCTCTTATTTCTTTAGAAAGTTCAGGTAAGGCAAAATTTATTAACAATGAAAAATCAGCACTTTCTGAAGATGGAATTACAAACAAGAAAACAGAACTTATCTTACAACCTACATTACAAAGATTTAAATTAGATTTAGCTGACGCAATCATTCTATATGTTCAAAAAGAAGAAAACGGAACTAAATTAGTTGACTCAAATGGTAAGCCAATTTTAGAAGCTATTGTTTTTGATCAAGATGACGCCGGATTAGTTCCTGGACCAACTGAACACGATGATGTGCTTAATGTAGATTACTACACAACAAGTATTGTTAAAAGAACTTCGTCTAATCCACGTTCTATTAACTCAGCTAACTTCTTCGAAAAAGTTGGATTAGCTCACAGAATGGAATTTAGAATTAGAAACGGTGTATTTTGAGTTGATTCAAACGGTAATAAAACACAATATCCTGTTGTTGCAGATGACTTTTATATTTCAATTCTAAGAACAAAAATGAATGACACACTATTTAGAAGACAAAATGGTGGAAGCAAAACTGCAGATGATGATATTAGATCGATGTTATCTGAACCAAATAAACTTTTTGATGATAGACAACAATATACAAACTCTTATTTATTTGATTTATTTAATGTAAGCTTAGACAAAATATTAGATCGTTCAAATTCAGTTGTTAACAAAGATGGACACTCATATTTTGGACTTGAACGTCTTAATGAAAATGCAGCTGCATCATTTGTAAATATTTTAGATATGATAACTAAATCATATGAATTTGCTGCAGCACCATCTGAATTTATTAAAGATAAAAACAGAAGAAATGATCAGGACATAACTCCACAAACTAAAGAAGATCAAAGTAATGAAGTCAAAATTAACAAAATTAGACAGTCAGTTCAATCGATTGATGGACTCGCAAAAGATTCAGGTATCTACTGATATGGATTTTCACAGGATAAAACTTTATTTGCTGGAAAATACTATGGTTCTAAATTTAATTCAGACACATTAACTCAATCAACATTTAAAAATATGCATTATTGAGATTCAGAGTTTGTTAATAACCCAACAACAATTAATCAGTTCTCTTCAAGATTTCAAAACTATTTAGTTGATGCTGCGATTTTTGATGATTCATCATATAACCAATATTTATTTGGTCAAAAAGCATCATATCCATTTACAGCCTTAACTCAAAAAAGAAGAGATGCAGTATTGCAAGATCCAAATGACTATGGACTTAACTCAGTTAAGTTATCAAATAAAGGTTCATTAACAAAACACTTTATTTGATCACTTTTACCAAAAGAAGGTTCATCAACAACTTACTTTAATGATGCTTATTCATACGTAATGTGAAATATGTCAACTGCCGAAGCAATTTCTCAATCTTCTAAAAATGCAATTAAATCAGTATCTGTAGGTACAGGGGCTGAATTTAAAACAATTTTATCAGCTGCAATTGACTGAAACACAATCGGTATGATGCAAAGAAAACCACAACCTGCAGTTGGGTGAGTAAGTTACCTTGCGCCTGATAATGATATTAATTCAAACGCTTTAGATAACTCAACTACAAACAGTTTAAGAAGCAATAGTGATATTGTTAATGCATTTTTTGTAGTTGATTCACAAACAGGACAAAGAGTTGATTTCGGCGCAATTGGAAACTTAATTAATCCGAGCGATACTCAAAACATTAATACAACAGCTGATGATTCAGTTAAGAGTGTTGTTTATGAGCAACTTAAAGCAAGAATGAAAGACTTACTCGATAGAGTTTATGCTCAAAACCCTACTCTCCTAGGTAAAACAGTAGATATTAGTATCTTTTATAGATTCTTCAACTATCCAACTTTAGCCGTTAATGCACTTGATTTACTTATTAAAGCTTGAAATGGTTTAGATCCTAGATTAAACATTAAATTAATCAAACCAATAGATAAAGACGAGTGAAGAGGATTCTGAACTACAACGCCATCTCCGGTAGACTTAATAGGATGAGGATACGACTACAACGGAATTGGTTCAGGTATCACAGGAGTCGCACAAAGAGCTCATATAACTACTGCAATGCTTGCAATTTTAGCTGACCCTGAATATGCACAAAAAATGCAAGCTTTATACCCTCAACTTTATAAAGCAGCACAAAGACTTGGTGAATTTATCAAAATTGATGGAAATAAATTATCAATTACACCAGAGCAAGTTACATTCAATTTAACAAACAGTCAAGTTCAACATCTTTCAAACATTATGGGTATGTACAAATGAGATGGTGAAAAATTAATCAGAATGGATGAATCAGACAACTTAAGTTCATATACATCTTGAGATAACTTAAATGCAAACTTCTGATTAGATTACACACAAAATCCAGATCCAGTTACTGGTGAAATGGTTTCAAAATTAGATTTAGTTCATTTAGCACAAGAAATTGGAAACTTTGTTGGAGCAGTACCGAGTGCATTCTCATATATGAGTACATCAATACTTGCTAAAACACTCAAAAACCCTAACTATTTAGTTCCTGAATTTGAAACAGAAATTCCATATTGAGTAGATATTAGAACAGTTAATGGAAAATAA
- a CDS encoding ABC transporter ATP-binding protein — MENKDLLLDVKNLKVSFKLRRNKFITIVRGVDLKIKKGEIIGIVGESGSGKSVTSKSLLNINENSFITADKMEIDGINLLSSEKDKFWETIRGHKIGYIPQDPLTSLNPTRKIGKQLLDALNKNAEWKKSTYLEKREYLISLLKRFGIRQAEAVFDMYPHTLSGGMKQRVVITMVVALKPSLIIADEPTTALDPTVQASVLSLFENIRQEFNITIILISHNISVVAKFCDYIYVMYAGKIVEKGTKKDVFTEPKHPYTWALISAIPENREDRLYSISGTPPDMNNLPLGDAFAPRNQYALEIDFLKEPPLFEVSPTHWAATWLLHPDAPKVELSKELQARLESFKKVFNE; from the coding sequence ATGGAAAACAAAGATTTATTATTAGATGTTAAAAACCTTAAAGTCTCATTTAAATTAAGAAGAAATAAATTTATCACTATCGTACGTGGTGTTGACTTAAAAATCAAAAAAGGTGAAATCATAGGTATTGTAGGTGAATCTGGTTCAGGAAAATCAGTTACATCTAAATCGTTACTTAACATAAATGAGAATTCATTTATTACAGCTGATAAAATGGAAATTGATGGAATTAACTTACTCAGTAGCGAAAAAGATAAATTCTGAGAGACAATTAGAGGACATAAAATCGGTTATATTCCTCAAGACCCACTTACATCACTTAACCCAACTAGAAAAATTGGTAAACAATTGTTAGATGCGCTTAACAAAAATGCTGAATGAAAAAAATCAACATACTTAGAAAAAAGAGAATACTTAATTTCACTACTTAAGCGTTTTGGGATTCGTCAAGCTGAAGCTGTTTTTGATATGTACCCACACACACTTAGTGGTGGTATGAAGCAACGTGTTGTTATTACAATGGTTGTTGCACTTAAACCAAGTTTAATTATTGCTGATGAACCTACAACAGCACTTGACCCTACAGTTCAAGCTTCCGTGTTATCATTATTTGAAAATATTAGACAAGAATTCAATATTACAATTATCTTAATCTCACACAACATTTCAGTTGTTGCAAAATTCTGTGACTACATTTATGTAATGTACGCAGGAAAAATAGTTGAGAAAGGAACAAAAAAGGATGTTTTCACAGAACCAAAACACCCTTACACGTGAGCTTTAATTTCAGCTATTCCTGAAAATAGAGAAGATAGATTATATTCAATCAGTGGAACACCACCTGATATGAATAACTTACCTTTAGGAGATGCATTCGCACCAAGAAACCAATATGCATTAGAAATTGATTTTCTTAAAGAACCTCCTTTATTCGAAGTTTCACCAACACATTGAGCAGCTACTTGATTATTGCATCCAGATGCTCCAAAAGTTGAATTATCAAAAGAATTACAAGCCAGATTAGAAAGTTTTAAGAAGGTGTTTAATGAGTAA
- the pepF gene encoding oligoendopeptidase F, with amino-acid sequence MKAKQYKKYEDVPKKYRWDLEDILQGKKLDDWIDEYVTLYKERIKNKDSKYDSIEAYLEDLKVSEQLTLISNKVSNYLSNKQNVNLIDPEIIKKSQDVEFLDNQLETEFGSEINRFYANLDKMKVWKDDPRLADYRMQIEETIEQHKHKLSDDVEEYILQTSYGEPDPHNIFSIITNSELDYGYVDLSDKKKIKLNKTNRNQLLKSDKKEVRKQAFEKFWDAYYKHKDSLAETLFQHFKSLTVAAKVRKYPSAVMMLTNSDKVTDEILQTLFDQVASNIKVLAKYSEAYKKFYKAKYKSKMEKWDTLRELVNVKTSYTVEEAVDLVNEAVKPFGEEYANEANKALTENWVDFMSVQNKRSGAYSIGGTYGIDKKYILMNFDGQLDSVETLAHELGHSMHSYFATKYQPLPLSSYPIFLAEIASIFNESMLYDYLLKTSKNDLFKFEILSKIIQGFIGTVVRQVEWASYEYNLYKGIEEGNVAGSYEAISKLYHENSLKFKYKSKKGKKAKYVAKENLGSIYVPHYYYGFYVYKYAVGQLTANYFFAQYKEKGKKALDNYIDNFLKAGGSDYPLEILKKVGVDLLDKNFYKQSFDYLSDLVNQWIKLGNKIFKLDKK; translated from the coding sequence ATGAAAGCAAAACAATACAAAAAATATGAAGATGTACCTAAAAAATATCGTTGAGATTTAGAAGACATTTTACAAGGTAAAAAATTAGATGACTGAATCGATGAGTATGTAACACTATACAAAGAAAGAATTAAAAATAAAGATTCAAAATACGACTCAATTGAAGCTTATTTAGAAGATTTAAAAGTTAGTGAACAATTAACACTTATTAGTAACAAGGTTTCTAATTATTTAAGTAACAAGCAAAATGTTAATTTAATTGATCCTGAAATTATCAAAAAATCACAAGATGTTGAATTTTTAGATAATCAACTTGAAACTGAATTTGGTTCTGAAATTAATAGATTTTATGCAAACTTAGACAAAATGAAAGTTTGAAAAGATGATCCAAGATTAGCAGATTACAGAATGCAAATTGAAGAAACAATTGAACAACATAAACATAAATTAAGTGATGATGTTGAAGAATACATTTTGCAAACATCATATGGAGAACCTGATCCACACAACATTTTCTCAATTATTACTAATTCAGAATTAGATTATGGATATGTTGATTTATCAGACAAAAAGAAAATTAAATTAAATAAAACAAATAGAAATCAATTACTTAAATCAGATAAAAAAGAAGTTAGAAAGCAAGCTTTTGAAAAGTTCTGAGATGCTTACTACAAACACAAAGATTCATTAGCAGAAACTTTATTCCAACACTTTAAGAGCTTAACCGTAGCTGCAAAAGTTAGAAAATACCCATCAGCAGTTATGATGTTAACTAATTCAGATAAAGTTACTGATGAAATCTTACAAACATTATTTGATCAAGTTGCTTCAAACATTAAAGTATTAGCTAAATATTCAGAAGCATACAAAAAATTCTATAAAGCTAAATATAAGTCAAAAATGGAAAAATGAGATACATTAAGAGAGCTTGTAAATGTTAAAACCTCATACACAGTTGAAGAAGCGGTTGATTTAGTTAATGAAGCTGTAAAACCGTTTGGCGAAGAATACGCAAACGAAGCTAACAAAGCATTAACAGAAAATTGAGTTGATTTTATGAGCGTCCAAAATAAACGTTCAGGAGCTTACAGTATCGGTGGAACTTATGGAATTGATAAGAAGTACATTTTAATGAACTTTGATGGTCAATTAGATTCAGTAGAAACTTTAGCTCACGAATTAGGTCACTCAATGCATTCATATTTTGCAACTAAATATCAACCATTACCACTTAGCTCATATCCAATTTTCTTGGCTGAAATTGCATCAATTTTCAATGAGTCAATGTTATATGACTACTTACTTAAAACATCTAAAAACGACCTATTTAAATTTGAAATCTTATCAAAAATTATTCAAGGGTTTATTGGTACAGTAGTAAGGCAAGTTGAATGAGCTTCATACGAATACAACTTGTACAAAGGTATAGAAGAAGGAAATGTTGCAGGAAGCTATGAAGCAATTTCAAAACTTTACCACGAAAATTCACTTAAATTCAAATACAAATCTAAGAAGGGTAAAAAAGCTAAATATGTAGCTAAAGAAAACTTGGGCTCAATTTATGTACCTCACTATTACTATGGTTTTTATGTATATAAATATGCAGTTGGACAATTAACAGCAAATTACTTCTTTGCTCAATATAAAGAAAAAGGTAAAAAAGCATTAGATAACTACATTGACAATTTCTTAAAAGCCGGTGGAAGTGATTATCCACTTGAAATTCTTAAAAAAGTTGGAGTTGATTTACTTGATAAAAACTTTTATAAGCAAAGTTTTGATTACTTATCAGATTTAGTAAATCAATGAATTAAATTAGGAAACAAAATTTTCAAATTAGATAAAAAATAA
- a CDS encoding CNNM domain-containing protein has protein sequence MDSKTVITIVLCIVMLILFILSSIFSGSETAYSTVSPAKVYELVENEHRFGKLIDKQVKKYNQILSTILIGNNLVNVASSATMSYVLSKYLSDNDSLVVIISTLVVTPILVLFGEITPKLIAKNNPIRYLKVFCLFNELMFWIFFPITFFISKLSKNVYVTNSESDIKSMLALANEEGVLQTGESILAQNALDLDSTKVAQHYIRLKDVTYISYKASVAEAIEIFKDTNYSRLPIEKDGQLIGIVLLKDIFSLKKGKVINYMKQVPSISANSILSSALEKMRAARAQMAFVVENNNSTDVLGIITIEDIIEEIIGEIYDEYDDDEQIYEISLERAKAHSNVKMSDLIKQLEIDEELISDDEKAMDLKTYLLTKTNSTKLLKSTKFTIEDEISFKVIELVKNKKYSAIIEVNKL, from the coding sequence ATGGATAGTAAAACAGTAATTACAATTGTTTTATGCATAGTTATGCTTATATTATTTATTTTAAGTAGTATCTTTAGTGGAAGCGAAACTGCTTACTCAACAGTTTCGCCTGCTAAAGTTTATGAATTAGTTGAAAACGAACATAGATTTGGAAAGTTAATTGACAAGCAAGTTAAAAAATACAATCAAATTCTAAGTACCATTTTAATTGGTAACAACTTAGTTAACGTAGCTTCATCAGCTACAATGTCTTATGTTTTATCAAAATATCTTTCTGATAATGACTCACTTGTTGTTATTATTTCGACATTAGTAGTTACTCCAATCTTAGTATTATTTGGTGAAATAACACCTAAATTAATTGCTAAAAATAATCCAATTAGATACTTAAAAGTTTTCTGTTTATTCAATGAACTAATGTTCTGAATATTCTTCCCAATCACTTTCTTTATTAGCAAACTTAGCAAAAATGTTTATGTTACAAACTCAGAAAGTGACATTAAATCAATGCTAGCACTCGCTAACGAAGAAGGGGTGCTGCAAACCGGAGAAAGTATTTTGGCTCAAAATGCTTTAGATTTAGACTCAACAAAAGTTGCACAACACTACATTAGATTAAAAGATGTAACTTACATTTCTTATAAAGCTAGTGTAGCAGAAGCGATTGAAATATTCAAGGATACAAACTATTCAAGATTACCAATTGAAAAAGATGGACAACTTATCGGAATTGTTTTATTAAAAGACATATTCTCACTTAAAAAAGGTAAAGTGATTAATTATATGAAACAAGTTCCAAGCATTTCAGCTAACTCAATTCTTTCAAGTGCTCTTGAAAAAATGAGAGCAGCAAGAGCTCAAATGGCTTTTGTTGTTGAAAACAATAACTCTACAGATGTTTTAGGTATCATTACAATTGAAGACATCATTGAAGAAATCATTGGAGAAATCTATGATGAATACGATGACGATGAACAAATTTATGAAATTTCACTTGAAAGAGCTAAAGCTCATTCAAACGTTAAAATGTCTGATTTAATTAAGCAACTCGAGATTGATGAAGAACTTATAAGCGATGATGAAAAAGCTATGGACTTGAAAACTTATTTATTAACTAAGACAAATTCAACTAAACTACTTAAATCAACAAAATTCACTATCGAAGACGAAATTAGCTTCAAGGTTATTGAATTGGTTAAAAATAAAAAATATTCAGCAATCATTGAAGTTAACAAATTGTAA
- a CDS encoding ABC transporter permease gives MIKYLFKRIGFAIVTLFIIIMVVYLMVAQFSDNPFAKKALEQAGENNSSAVNAGEMKRLFENSVKYHLIPDNLIYENVKTEWFNMKLNPVIRFGYWVGDLFSNPSNPFGYPFNNSLLENADVKTIPEYFFKYLKYSIIITLPAFLISSLIGITLGIVSGYKRGTVADASINFFALIFIALPSFVIAPIIISILFSMNFPPNFINFNNPAEVEAYGVGKMILSWLPPILVIVLGSLSGYITYTRNQVITVLTSNYILIAKSKGLSKREIFFKYVLRNISIPLAAILIPSYIPLLSGGIVIETYWGVPGTSQVITQAFPNGEINIIMFSTVFFTSLSLFTTILVDISFAFLDPRIKYSASNPYSVTRFIRNYFLRNKQFKENEKIKQS, from the coding sequence ATGATTAAATACTTATTTAAACGTATAGGTTTTGCTATCGTTACTTTGTTTATCATTATAATGGTAGTTTACCTTATGGTTGCTCAGTTTTCAGATAACCCATTTGCTAAAAAAGCACTTGAGCAAGCTGGTGAAAATAATTCTTCAGCAGTTAATGCAGGTGAGATGAAAAGGTTATTTGAAAACTCAGTTAAGTACCATTTAATACCTGATAATTTGATTTATGAGAATGTTAAAACAGAATGATTTAATATGAAACTAAATCCAGTTATCAGATTTGGTTACTGAGTTGGAGATTTATTTAGCAACCCATCAAACCCATTTGGATATCCATTCAATAATTCACTTTTAGAAAATGCAGATGTTAAAACAATTCCTGAATATTTCTTTAAGTACCTTAAATACTCTATTATTATCACATTACCTGCTTTCTTAATTTCTTCTCTTATCGGAATTACTTTAGGAATAGTTTCAGGATACAAACGTGGAACAGTTGCTGATGCATCAATTAACTTCTTTGCTCTTATCTTTATAGCGCTTCCATCGTTTGTTATCGCGCCTATTATTATTTCAATCTTGTTCTCAATGAACTTTCCACCAAATTTCATTAACTTTAATAACCCTGCTGAAGTTGAAGCCTATGGTGTAGGCAAAATGATATTAAGTTGACTTCCACCAATCTTAGTTATCGTGCTTGGTTCACTATCAGGTTACATTACTTACACAAGAAACCAAGTTATTACAGTTCTTACATCAAACTACATTTTAATTGCTAAATCTAAAGGTTTAAGCAAAAGAGAAATTTTCTTTAAATATGTTTTAAGAAATATTTCAATCCCACTTGCTGCGATTTTAATTCCATCTTACATTCCTCTTTTAAGTGGTGGAATTGTTATTGAAACTTACTGAGGAGTACCTGGTACATCACAAGTTATTACACAAGCATTCCCTAATGGTGAAATTAACATCATTATGTTCTCAACAGTGTTCTTCACATCACTTAGTTTATTTACAACAATACTTGTAGATATATCATTTGCTTTCTTAGATCCTAGAATTAAATACTCTGCATCTAACCCATATAGTGTTACAAGATTTATAAGAAACTACTTCTTAAGAAATAAACAATTTAAAGAAAATGAAAAAATAAAACAATCATAG
- a CDS encoding ABC transporter permease produces the protein MNAREFEKKYKLSLDSIRPAISQFAPKDDSTLNSIAGKPKKLLVEIIKRFFTNWVAVAALFVFITILVISIFVTETAKYSATKPLYNSVGIWTIDPQTMQVGKYIDSSTSNIIGLPPMSSPWYPAQGHIDNYETLINTWASSDYYGGVLWRDFIYFGENNPANAIKIVDISDSTNKVLVNAYVFNKVQNIGIALEKSQIDPSVSAEKAREYIHAILNHNPQFSLSTYLGTNQAGVDIWTQSWVGTWEAIKLALIVATIQTIIGVAIGAYLGFHVGTWIDTTIMRLIDIFMAPPTMIWLLIFAATFGTSNLTLGIALVFIGWVRSVGSTRMFIITVKDQEYITASQSIGASKARLIYKHALPAIIGKISTSFVASIPSIIMQISSLAFLGFFKSDSANLGTILSNAASQAGDNAFILILPASILLLISVSLHFVALGVHDALDPKVIKTR, from the coding sequence ATGAACGCAAGAGAATTTGAAAAGAAATATAAATTATCTTTAGATAGCATTCGTCCAGCCATTTCACAATTTGCCCCTAAAGATGATAGTACGCTTAATTCAATCGCTGGTAAGCCTAAAAAACTTTTAGTTGAAATAATTAAACGTTTCTTTACAAACTGAGTTGCAGTTGCTGCATTATTTGTATTTATAACTATCTTAGTAATTTCAATTTTTGTAACTGAAACTGCAAAGTATTCAGCTACAAAACCACTTTATAATTCAGTTGGAATTTGAACAATTGACCCACAAACAATGCAAGTTGGTAAATACATTGATTCATCAACAAGTAACATCATAGGGCTACCACCAATGAGCAGTCCTTGATATCCTGCTCAAGGTCACATCGATAACTATGAGACATTAATTAATACTTGAGCAAGTAGTGATTATTATGGTGGAGTTTTATGAAGAGACTTTATTTACTTTGGTGAAAATAATCCTGCTAATGCAATTAAAATTGTTGATATCTCAGATTCAACAAACAAAGTTTTAGTTAATGCTTACGTATTTAACAAAGTTCAAAATATCGGTATTGCTTTAGAAAAATCACAAATTGACCCATCAGTTTCAGCTGAAAAAGCTAGAGAATACATTCATGCTATCTTAAATCACAATCCACAATTTTCATTATCTACTTACTTAGGAACAAACCAAGCTGGAGTCGATATATGAACACAGTCTTGAGTTGGAACTTGAGAAGCAATTAAATTAGCTTTAATAGTTGCTACAATTCAAACAATTATCGGGGTTGCAATTGGTGCTTATTTAGGTTTCCATGTTGGAACTTGAATTGATACAACAATAATGAGACTTATTGATATTTTTATGGCACCACCAACAATGATTTGATTATTAATCTTTGCTGCTACATTCGGTACATCAAACTTAACTTTAGGAATAGCACTTGTATTTATTGGTTGAGTTAGATCGGTTGGAAGTACAAGAATGTTCATAATTACTGTTAAAGATCAAGAATACATTACAGCTTCACAATCAATCGGTGCATCAAAAGCTAGATTAATTTACAAACACGCATTACCTGCAATCATTGGAAAAATTTCAACAAGCTTCGTTGCATCTATTCCATCAATTATTATGCAAATTTCATCACTTGCATTCTTAGGATTCTTCAAATCAGATAGTGCTAACTTAGGAACGATTTTGTCTAACGCAGCATCACAAGCAGGAGATAACGCGTTTATCTTAATCTTGCCTGCATCAATCTTATTATTAATTTCAGTTTCACTTCACTTTGTTGCATTAGGAGTTCACGATGCTCTTGATCCAAAAGTTATTAAAACAAGATAG